The Legionella cincinnatiensis genome includes a region encoding these proteins:
- a CDS encoding integrating conjugative element protein — translation MIRILLLLLVALNVHSMNEIPLTLSQSDASLKLNLSSPIGIPAKSKATTGKISRKTLDTNLLNMALFVIGADKESIQWLEQHQEQLKSIQATGLITNVNDFETIVALQEKFKLPLLPVNVDPLLDYIHEQHYPLIIAEGAVWQ, via the coding sequence ATGATTAGGATTTTGCTCTTACTGTTGGTCGCTTTGAATGTTCATAGTATGAATGAGATCCCTTTAACCTTGTCACAAAGTGATGCGTCATTAAAATTAAATTTATCTAGCCCAATAGGCATACCCGCCAAGAGTAAAGCAACCACAGGCAAAATCAGCCGCAAAACATTGGATACCAATCTGTTAAATATGGCCTTGTTTGTTATAGGTGCAGATAAAGAGTCCATTCAATGGTTAGAACAACATCAAGAACAATTAAAATCCATACAAGCCACAGGACTCATCACCAATGTGAATGACTTTGAAACCATTGTGGCTCTACAAGAAAAATTCAAATTACCCTTATTACCCGTCAATGTTGATCCGCTGCTTGATTACATCCATGAACAACATTACCCCTTAATTATTGCTGAGGGGGCTGTATGGCAGTAA
- a CDS encoding TIGR03747 family integrating conjugative element membrane protein, protein MAVKQYSRKLTMQLTIVLFLGWLAIIIWAISQWLLHGYPYAFEKVNVLINTQREAITPVYQGSLLASLPLNPEPRWALTTIPYLNKLAVNDLIKDLIEKSQKFLQLILLSSQCLLIKLIILFAAVPLFSLTMIAGLVDGLNQRAIRTACLGRESSYVFHRLNHYLKRGLVILLMLWLALPVSITPAYVFVPVSLLMGLMVAMTASRFKKYL, encoded by the coding sequence ATGGCAGTAAAGCAATACTCCAGAAAACTGACCATGCAATTGACTATAGTGCTCTTTTTAGGTTGGTTAGCAATAATCATTTGGGCGATAAGCCAATGGCTACTGCATGGCTATCCCTATGCCTTTGAAAAAGTGAATGTCCTTATAAACACCCAAAGAGAAGCAATTACTCCTGTATATCAAGGTTCACTTCTGGCATCTCTTCCTTTAAATCCTGAACCAAGATGGGCATTAACAACCATACCCTACTTAAACAAATTGGCCGTTAATGATCTTATCAAAGACTTAATTGAAAAATCACAAAAATTCTTACAGTTGATTTTATTAAGTAGCCAATGTCTATTAATCAAACTCATTATTTTGTTTGCTGCCGTACCATTATTTTCTCTCACCATGATTGCAGGTCTGGTTGATGGTCTAAACCAAAGAGCAATACGCACTGCTTGTTTAGGTCGTGAATCCTCTTATGTCTTCCACAGGCTTAATCATTATTTAAAAAGAGGACTTGTGATTTTACTCATGCTCTGGCTTGCCCTACCTGTCAGCATCACCCCTGCTTATGTCTTTGTGCCTGTCAGTTTATTGATGGGTTTAATGGTAGCCATGACGGCAAGTCGCTTTAAGAAGTACTTATAG
- a CDS encoding carbon storage regulator has translation MLTLIRRIGEEIYIDKGRIKVLLISENEGLIKLGIEAPKHIDVERKEVFIRKAVAQHALAQALRNNCSEQSGGKNA, from the coding sequence ATGCTGACTTTAATCCGCCGAATAGGTGAGGAAATTTACATTGATAAAGGACGAATCAAAGTGCTTTTAATCTCAGAGAACGAAGGACTTATCAAACTTGGTATAGAAGCCCCAAAGCACATAGATGTTGAGAGGAAGGAGGTCTTTATCCGAAAAGCCGTTGCACAACATGCTCTAGCACAGGCTCTAAGAAATAATTGTTCAGAACAGTCAGGAGGAAAAAATGCCTAG
- a CDS encoding TIGR03759 family integrating conjugative element protein — MVKLFTLTIGLLLGQQAVAGFYIPGIVTPPIQQTNNALARAGVSEFHDEIIEQKEFQLNDNQRVEAKNWGLSETEEKRYLQLMQNRSGMYYKNLHMTPVDILGLNARDDNEREHFAKLAAHQEAQKVAQNIAWNNAFYKAYNELFKDVPVVGDFDPSPYSPYAHQPIQLKAGETLYFFIRPDDAVTTIVLLLIDAINQTPNTKLNLLFLDMENNAIQLWANRHQIPIQMVTSQQITLNPGNQQFEGLPLPQKQTPLLLVANGKGSQVVDLGRF, encoded by the coding sequence ATGGTTAAGCTGTTTACTCTGACTATAGGACTACTTCTAGGGCAGCAGGCCGTAGCTGGTTTCTACATTCCTGGAATTGTCACCCCGCCCATTCAACAGACTAATAATGCATTGGCTAGAGCTGGTGTGTCAGAGTTTCATGATGAAATTATTGAACAAAAAGAATTTCAACTGAATGACAATCAAAGAGTAGAAGCCAAAAATTGGGGTTTGAGTGAAACAGAAGAAAAACGCTATCTGCAATTAATGCAAAACAGAAGCGGTATGTACTACAAAAATCTGCATATGACACCCGTTGATATCCTTGGTCTTAATGCCAGAGATGATAATGAGCGGGAACATTTTGCAAAACTTGCAGCACACCAGGAAGCCCAAAAGGTGGCGCAAAACATAGCTTGGAACAATGCCTTTTACAAAGCCTATAACGAACTGTTTAAAGATGTACCCGTAGTTGGTGATTTCGATCCATCTCCCTATTCACCCTATGCCCATCAACCTATTCAATTAAAAGCAGGTGAAACACTCTATTTCTTTATAAGGCCTGATGATGCGGTCACCACCATTGTATTGCTATTGATTGATGCGATTAATCAAACACCAAACACAAAGCTCAACTTGCTTTTTCTTGATATGGAAAACAATGCCATACAACTGTGGGCAAACAGACATCAAATCCCTATTCAAATGGTAACGAGCCAGCAAATTACGCTAAATCCTGGCAACCAACAGTTTGAAGGTTTACCACTACCCCAGAAACAAACCCCATTATTGTTAGTCGCCAATGGCAAAGGCTCGCAAGTCGTCGATTTAGGGAGATTTTAA